GGCTCCAAAAGGACACACATCCGTGCAGACCCCGCACACAGTGCATTTTTGACGATCGACAATGGCTTTCATAGACCTGGCACCTTGGCTTCCTTGAGATGACGATAGAGTTGTTCGGCCTGTTCCTCGATGGTTCCCTGAATCAAAACGCGATCGGTGCGGCGGGGCGGGCTGAAGACCCTCACCACCTGAGTGAAGGAGCCTGAAAGTCCCACGCTTTCGGGGGGCAGTCCCATGTCCGCTGCGCCCCATACGGGGATTTCGGCCTTCTTGGCGCGCATTTTGTGCCGTAAGGAGGGCAGCCTCGGTTCTCCCACTTCTTTGATAACGGTGAGAAGGGAAGGGGTGGGCATCTTCCAGATTTCCACGCCTTCATCCGTCTGCCGGAAGATCTTTAGATCGCCGCCATCGAGCATTTGAATTTTCTTGACAAAAGTTGCATAGGGAACATCCAGGAGGGTAGCCATTTCGGGTCCCACCTGTGCG
This region of Desulforhabdus amnigena genomic DNA includes:
- a CDS encoding electron transfer flavoprotein subunit beta/FixA family protein, with product MHIAVCIKQVPDTKNVRIDPDTHTLVRQGVESIINPFDLFAVEAALKIKDETQARITVLTMGPPQADEALRDVLSRGVDDAVLLSDRAFAGADTWATSTTLAAAIRKLGDVDLILCGKQAVDGDTAQVGPEMATLLDVPYATFVKKIQMLDGGDLKIFRQTDEGVEIWKMPTPSLLTVIKEVGEPRLPSLRHKMRAKKAEIPVWGAADMGLPPESVGLSGSFTQVVRVFSPPRRTDRVLIQGTIEEQAEQLYRHLKEAKVPGL